The Gemmatimonadales bacterium nucleotide sequence TTCCGCGGTCCGGGCCCTGGAATCCGCCGTCGCGCTGCGGCTCGATGCGAGCGACGTCGCCCAAGTCCCCAAGCGCATCTGGGCCCGCGATCCGACGGTATGGAAGGACGACCCGAACACGGCGGAGATTCGGGATCGACTGGGCTGGCTCACCGTCGGAGAGGCGATGGCGCAGCAGGCCAAGGCGCTCGAGGTCTTTGCCGGCGAGATGGCTGGCGAGTTCGACCGCGTCGTGCTCTGCGGCATGGGTGGATCGAGCCTGGCCCCCGAGGTGCTGTGGCGCACCTTCGGGCCTGCGTCGGGCCATCCCTCGCTCCTCGTCCTCGACAGCACCGATCCTCGGGCCGTCGCGCAGGCCGAGCGGGGCGGCAATCTGGCGAAGACCCTCTTCATCATTTCCAGCAAGTCGGGAACGACCCAGGAGAGCGACAGCTTCTTCCGCTACTTCTGGGACCGCACCGGCGGGCGGGGCGCGCAGTTCGTGGCGATCACCGATCCCGGCACTCCGCTGGAGCAGCTCGCCGGCGAGCGCCGCTTCCGACGCACCTTTCTCAATCCGCCAGACATCGGCGGCCGCTATTCGGCGCTGTCGTACTTCGGTCTGGTCCCGGCGGCACTCATCGGGGTCGACATCGCGACCATGCTCCATCGTGCACATCGCATGACGGAGGCCTGTGCGGCCTGCGTGCCGGCCCCGGAAAACCCCGGCGCCCGACTCGGCGCCGTACTGGCCGAGGGCGCCCTGGCAGGGCGGGACAAGGTCACCTTCGTGCTCTCGCCCGGGATCGCGAGCTTCGGTCTCTGGCTGGAGCAGCTGATCGCCGAGAGCACCGGCAAGGAGGGCCAGGGCCTGGTACCTGTCGCGGACGAGCCGCTGGGCTCGCCCGAGGTGTACGGGCCGGATCGAGTGTTCGTCTCGATGGTCCTCGGCGGGGAGGCCGACGCCCGCGACGAATCGCGCCTCGCTGAGCTGGAGAATGCCGGGCACCCGGTGGTCCACCTCAAGCTGGACGACCGCAACGACCTCGGCCAGGAGTTCTTCCGCTGGGAATTCGCCACGGCGGTGGCCGGGGCGGTGCTCCGCATCAATCCGTTCGACCAGCCCAACGTCGCCGAGAGCAAGGCGAACACCAAGGCGGTGCTGGCCAGGAAGAGCGCGCCCTCGCCCGCGGCGTCCCCGGCGGAGCTGGCGGAGTTTCTGGGCGGGATCACCCCGGGGCACTACCTCGCCATCATGGCCTATCTGCCGCCCACACCGGAGAACGATCGCCGGCTCGCCGCCATTCGGCTCCGCCTCCGCGACCGGCTCCGGGTGGCCACGACCTTGGGTTACGGGCCGCGGTTCCTCCACTCCACCGGCCAGCTCCACAAAGGCGGCCCGCCGGTCGGGCACTTTCTTCAGATCACCGACCGGGCCACGGAGGATCTCCCCATCCCCGGGCAGCCGTTCAGCTTCGGTCAACTGGAGGCAGCCCAGGGGGAGGGAGACCTCGTGGCGCTCCGGTCCCGCGGCCGGCCCGCCATACGGATCGACGATCTCGGAATGCTCGAGCGGTGACGCTCACCCACCTCTTCTTCGACATCGGCGGGGTCCTCGGCACCAATGGTTGGGACCGGGAGCAGCGCGCCGCGGCCGCGAAGCATTTCGAGCTCGATATGACCGAGCTGGAAGAGCTGCACGGCGAGACCATCGCGATGCTGGAGCAGGGGAGGATGACGCTGGATGAGTACTTGCAAAGCACCGTGTTCTATCAGCCGCGGTCCTTCGGGCCAGCGGATCTCAAGGCCTACATGCTGGGCCAGAGCGCGCCGTTCCCGGAAACGATCGATCTGGCTCGCGCGCTGGCCCGCACCGGGCGTTACCGCCTGATGACGATCAACAACGAGTCGGATGAGCTGAACCGGCACCGGCTGGAGCGGTTCGGCCTGCGCGACATCTTCCTCGCCTTCTTCTCGTCCTGCTGGGTCGG carries:
- a CDS encoding bifunctional transaldolase/phosoglucose isomerase; protein product: MAKRTTQTAMQALLELGQSVWLDYLRRGMLRSGELKSLIDEGLRGMTSNPTIFEQAIGGSSDYDDQLRALAPSPGSDLEIFERLAVEDVRQAADLFRPVYDATGGQDGFVSLEVSPTLARDTEQTIAEARRLWSAVDRPNLMIKVPGSAQGWPAIERLLTEGINVNITLLFSLEHYREVAEAYLRALEARVRAGAAIDRLASVASFFVSRVDTETDRRIEAKGGALLEIRGRVGIANAQLAYVWFRELLRSKRWQRLASTGARPQRLLWASTGTKNPAYSDVLYVDSLIGPDTINTMPPATLQLFEDHGTVRPTLPDDAREAREIMSRLAAGGIDFADVTRALEDDGIEKFAKSFEALLGVIRDKRKALTTRAQRRHSAVRALESAVALRLDASDVAQVPKRIWARDPTVWKDDPNTAEIRDRLGWLTVGEAMAQQAKALEVFAGEMAGEFDRVVLCGMGGSSLAPEVLWRTFGPASGHPSLLVLDSTDPRAVAQAERGGNLAKTLFIISSKSGTTQESDSFFRYFWDRTGGRGAQFVAITDPGTPLEQLAGERRFRRTFLNPPDIGGRYSALSYFGLVPAALIGVDIATMLHRAHRMTEACAACVPAPENPGARLGAVLAEGALAGRDKVTFVLSPGIASFGLWLEQLIAESTGKEGQGLVPVADEPLGSPEVYGPDRVFVSMVLGGEADARDESRLAELENAGHPVVHLKLDDRNDLGQEFFRWEFATAVAGAVLRINPFDQPNVAESKANTKAVLARKSAPSPAASPAELAEFLGGITPGHYLAIMAYLPPTPENDRRLAAIRLRLRDRLRVATTLGYGPRFLHSTGQLHKGGPPVGHFLQITDRATEDLPIPGQPFSFGQLEAAQGEGDLVALRSRGRPAIRIDDLGMLER
- a CDS encoding HAD family phosphatase; protein product: MTLTHLFFDIGGVLGTNGWDREQRAAAAKHFELDMTELEELHGETIAMLEQGRMTLDEYLQSTVFYQPRSFGPADLKAYMLGQSAPFPETIDLARALARTGRYRLMTINNESDELNRHRLERFGLRDIFLAFFSSCWVGVLKPGRRIYELALAISQAEPAASVFIDDRDRNLEPARSLGMRTIRFTDAPRLRHELAALGVHP